Proteins encoded by one window of Campylobacter concisus:
- a CDS encoding Do family serine endopeptidase, whose protein sequence is MKKIVLISLVAASFLVGADIKFNEANSNITRVSPLSDKNSVLSYYDSIAQAKLSVVNISTTKMVNNAGIEQMFNDPFFNEFFGFNFAKPKEKEKTTSLGSGVIISNDGYIVTNNHVIEDSDQIVVTLANGGKEYKAKLIGSDPKTDLAVVKIEANGLNAITFADSSKLLDADVVFAIGNPFGVGESITQGIISGLNKDNIGLNQYENFIQTDASINPGNSGGALVDSRGYLVGINSAILSKSGGNNGIGFAIPSNMVKDIAKKLITDGKIERGFIGVTIANLTDEQKELYTNKEGALISGVEQGMPADEAGLKRGDLVISANDKAIKNANDLKNFIGSLTPNSSVDITYERSNKIMNAKIKLANADHNSKDIAKSIIIEGLSVSNLSDEIRYKYKISPDTQGVLVTDVKSGSKAEDFGFERGDVIVQVGEESIKDLQTFANTIKNTKGKKTLVWINRGGIIQGLVIK, encoded by the coding sequence ATGAAAAAGATTGTGCTAATTTCATTAGTAGCAGCTTCTTTTTTAGTGGGGGCTGATATTAAATTTAATGAAGCTAACTCTAATATCACGAGAGTCTCGCCACTTAGCGATAAAAATAGCGTACTTTCTTATTATGACTCGATCGCTCAGGCAAAGCTTTCAGTTGTAAATATTTCAACTACAAAAATGGTGAATAACGCTGGTATTGAGCAGATGTTTAATGACCCTTTCTTCAATGAATTTTTTGGATTTAACTTTGCTAAACCAAAAGAAAAAGAAAAAACTACTTCGCTTGGTTCTGGCGTTATTATCTCAAATGATGGATATATCGTTACAAACAATCACGTTATAGAAGATAGCGATCAAATAGTCGTAACTCTTGCAAATGGTGGCAAAGAGTATAAAGCAAAGCTAATAGGAAGTGATCCAAAAACCGATCTAGCCGTCGTAAAGATAGAAGCAAACGGACTAAATGCGATCACTTTTGCGGACTCATCAAAGCTACTTGATGCAGATGTTGTATTTGCAATAGGTAATCCATTTGGCGTTGGTGAAAGTATCACTCAAGGTATCATTTCAGGGCTAAATAAAGATAATATCGGGCTTAATCAATATGAAAATTTTATCCAAACAGACGCCTCGATAAATCCTGGCAACTCAGGCGGCGCTTTGGTTGATAGCAGGGGCTATTTAGTCGGAATAAACTCAGCCATACTTTCAAAAAGTGGTGGCAATAACGGCATTGGTTTTGCGATCCCATCAAATATGGTAAAAGATATCGCTAAAAAGCTGATAACTGACGGCAAGATCGAGCGTGGCTTTATCGGCGTTACGATTGCAAATTTAACTGATGAGCAAAAAGAGCTTTACACAAATAAAGAGGGGGCTTTAATAAGTGGCGTAGAGCAAGGCATGCCAGCAGATGAGGCTGGGCTAAAAAGAGGCGATTTGGTTATATCAGCTAATGATAAAGCTATCAAAAACGCAAATGATCTTAAAAATTTCATTGGCTCACTAACTCCAAATAGCAGCGTTGATATAACTTACGAGCGATCAAATAAAATAATGAATGCAAAAATCAAGCTTGCAAACGCTGATCACAATTCAAAAGACATAGCAAAAAGCATTATCATCGAAGGACTTAGCGTTAGTAATCTAAGCGATGAGATAAGATATAAATACAAAATCAGCCCAGATACTCAAGGCGTGCTAGTAACTGATGTAAAATCAGGCTCAAAAGCTGAAGACTTTGGCTTTGAAAGAGGTGATGTGATCGTTCAAGTTGGTGAAGAGAGCATAAAAGATCTTCAAACATTTGCAAATACAATCAAAAATACAAAAGGTAAAAAGACGCTAGTGTGGATAAATCGCGGTGGTATCATACAAGGCCTTGTTATAAAATAA
- a CDS encoding response regulator transcription factor: protein MTRILMIEDDMELAEILTEYLENYDIEVVTAEEPYIGLSTLNTSKFDLVILDLTLPGMDGLEVCKEIRKNHNIPIIISSARHDITDKVNALDNGADDYLPKPYDPQELLARIKSHLRRQSITPANEARNLNKDLVLKEFEHEILFKGSVLNLTAAEYDILKYLLLKEGGAVTREELIYNCESINEDSSNKSIDVIIGRIRQKLNENPKEPKYIHAIRGIGYKLVL, encoded by the coding sequence ATGACTAGAATTTTAATGATAGAAGATGATATGGAGCTTGCTGAAATTTTAACCGAATATCTAGAAAACTATGATATTGAAGTAGTGACTGCCGAAGAGCCATATATCGGACTATCTACGCTAAATACAAGTAAATTTGACCTAGTTATACTAGATCTTACATTGCCTGGTATGGACGGATTAGAAGTTTGTAAAGAGATCAGGAAAAATCACAATATTCCTATTATCATATCAAGTGCAAGACATGATATAACAGATAAGGTAAATGCTCTTGATAACGGAGCAGATGATTATTTGCCAAAGCCATATGACCCACAAGAGCTTTTGGCTCGTATTAAAAGTCATCTAAGAAGGCAGAGTATCACCCCAGCAAATGAAGCGAGAAATTTAAATAAAGACTTAGTTTTAAAAGAGTTTGAACATGAAATTTTATTTAAAGGCAGCGTCTTAAATTTAACTGCCGCAGAATATGACATCTTAAAATATCTACTTTTAAAAGAGGGCGGAGCGGTTACTAGAGAGGAGCTTATCTATAACTGTGAGAGCATAAACGAAGATAGCTCAAATAAAAGTATTGACGTCATCATCGGCAGGATTCGCCAAAAATTAAATGAAAATCCAAAAGAGCCAAAATACATCCACGCGATCCGCGGTATCGGCTATAAATTGGTTCTTTGA
- a CDS encoding ArsS family sensor histidine kinase, which produces MPRSSIFITITFIFALALVSIFLAFLWLMGFDKQNYTRELNNKYSNVARTNLFYMGGIINKAQYDRQLSNIDMPEIKDEKRKDEILKQATVLEEISSDLGSSAILLYDKHHYLRIEHLDELKLLMDKEFQPYRYEVIKAVFLVVAVILLGAYIFVIYKIKPLRKLKRQIVKFANGELDGVQNVGNGKDEISEVSEAFYEAVCQIKALNDSRHLFLRNIMHELKTPITKGLIAAQMIEKSKNQERLISVFHKLENLINELAAIEQITSKIGLSNKTPCFMRDLIDEAIDIAMVEKECVGVSELDEVRVLVDFKLFSVAIKNMIDNGIKYSTDKHVNIVVSKDHMKFITQGEKLKNDLDFYIQPFIKGEDTQKSFGLGLYIVSNILDAHGLKFRYEYKNGMNVFVFENLQDIIVT; this is translated from the coding sequence ATGCCAAGATCGTCTATTTTTATAACCATAACTTTTATCTTTGCCCTTGCGCTTGTTTCGATATTTCTAGCCTTTTTGTGGCTCATGGGCTTTGATAAGCAAAACTATACAAGAGAGCTAAATAACAAATACTCAAACGTTGCTAGGACAAATTTATTTTATATGGGTGGCATCATAAATAAAGCTCAGTACGACCGCCAGCTTTCAAATATCGATATGCCAGAGATTAAAGACGAGAAGAGAAAGGATGAAATTTTAAAGCAAGCGACCGTTTTAGAAGAAATTTCAAGCGATCTAGGCTCAAGTGCGATCTTGCTTTATGACAAGCATCATTACTTAAGGATTGAGCATTTAGACGAGCTAAAGCTTTTAATGGATAAAGAATTTCAGCCTTATAGATACGAGGTGATAAAGGCAGTTTTTCTGGTGGTTGCGGTCATTTTGCTAGGTGCTTACATTTTTGTCATATATAAGATAAAACCACTTAGAAAGCTAAAGCGCCAGATCGTAAAATTTGCAAATGGTGAGCTTGATGGCGTGCAAAATGTCGGCAATGGCAAGGATGAAATTTCTGAAGTTTCTGAAGCATTTTATGAGGCGGTTTGTCAGATCAAGGCGCTTAATGACTCGAGGCATCTTTTCTTAAGAAACATAATGCACGAGCTAAAAACTCCTATAACAAAAGGGCTAATCGCCGCTCAAATGATAGAAAAAAGCAAAAATCAAGAAAGGCTAATCTCTGTCTTTCACAAGCTTGAAAATTTGATAAATGAACTTGCGGCGATCGAGCAGATAACATCAAAAATAGGGCTTAGCAATAAAACGCCATGTTTTATGAGGGATCTCATCGATGAGGCAATCGATATAGCCATGGTTGAAAAAGAGTGTGTTGGTGTCAGTGAGCTTGATGAGGTTAGGGTGCTTGTTGATTTCAAGCTATTTTCAGTCGCCATAAAAAATATGATAGACAATGGCATAAAATATTCAACTGATAAGCACGTAAATATCGTTGTTAGCAAGGATCATATGAAATTTATAACCCAAGGCGAGAAGCTAAAAAATGATCTTGACTTTTATATCCAACCATTTATTAAAGGAGAGGATACGCAAAAGAGTTTTGGCCTAGGTTTATATATAGTTAGCAATATACTTGATGCTCATGGACTCAAATTTAGATACGAATATAAAAACGGAATGAATGTCTTTGTTTTTGAAAATTTACAAGATATAATAGTGACTTAA
- a CDS encoding pyridoxal-5'-phosphate-dependent protein — MAAKIFSPVDILSIIDLEIAFINRYKNVKDYAKNLSLIYFSLPSTKEYSELFEKFLRQTDVVVRENEHYVVVLHGTNERGASELLSGIQEFLNAEPIDLVVTYPKDGKDAKELAIKLQDEIKDNYGVLLEMLVNQDKFEVFESII; from the coding sequence ATGGCAGCAAAAATTTTCTCACCAGTTGATATCTTATCAATAATAGATCTTGAAATAGCTTTTATAAATCGTTATAAAAATGTAAAAGATTATGCAAAAAATTTATCTTTGATATATTTTTCTTTGCCAAGCACTAAAGAGTATAGTGAACTCTTTGAAAAATTTTTAAGACAAACTGATGTTGTTGTAAGAGAGAATGAACATTATGTGGTTGTACTTCATGGAACAAATGAAAGAGGAGCTAGCGAACTATTATCAGGTATTCAAGAGTTTTTAAACGCTGAGCCGATCGATCTAGTAGTTACCTATCCAAAAGATGGAAAAGACGCAAAAGAGCTTGCTATAAAACTTCAAGATGAGATAAAAGATAACTACGGTGTCTTGCTTGAGATGCTCGTAAATCAAGATAAATTTGAAGTTTTTGAAAGTATAATTTAA
- a CDS encoding potassium/proton antiporter — protein sequence MENLLLFFAVLLITSILLSKISDKFGIPSLIIFLGVGMLAGSDGLLGVNFDDQVIAQNVGMLALIFILYAGGLDTDFAAIKPIFGRGLALATLGVFLTALAIAPVAKYLLDFTWAEAFLLGSIISSTDAAAVFAILRAKKISLKNSIAPLLELESGSNDPMAIFLTMTIIQMISLNSTPSASEWAITLVKQFGIGIAMGYLFGVALPAIFNRLRLKSWGLYPVFSIAWILLLYTLCFKIGGNGYLAVYIAGIFINKKEFSHKKNLVGFHDGIAWTMQIVVFLTLGLLVNPSELPATALMALVLALWLMFFARPLGVFASLAFSKFKINEQIFISWVGLRGVVPVVLATYVYVDGIRDADMIFNIIFFMVLISILIQGMSLGFAADKFKVKESEQEDVKAVENSPILSYTLHQHTIHHGSKLIGKDLAQLELPTEFLIILIKRKNEYQKPTGSTIFEENDLLLIQCENQVLYQDTIKYLTY from the coding sequence TTGGAGAATTTACTACTATTTTTTGCAGTTTTGCTTATAACTAGCATTCTTTTAAGTAAGATCTCTGATAAATTTGGAATTCCATCTTTAATAATATTTTTAGGTGTTGGTATGTTAGCTGGCTCAGACGGCTTGCTGGGTGTAAATTTTGATGATCAAGTGATCGCTCAAAATGTCGGTATGCTAGCACTTATTTTTATACTTTACGCTGGTGGGCTAGATACTGATTTTGCAGCGATTAAACCGATTTTTGGTAGAGGTTTAGCGCTTGCTACACTTGGTGTTTTCTTAACCGCGCTAGCTATCGCTCCAGTTGCAAAATATCTGCTTGATTTTACTTGGGCGGAGGCCTTTTTACTAGGCTCCATTATCTCTTCAACAGATGCAGCAGCGGTATTTGCCATACTAAGAGCTAAGAAAATTTCACTTAAAAACAGCATTGCGCCATTGCTTGAACTTGAATCTGGCTCAAACGATCCAATGGCGATATTTTTAACTATGACGATCATTCAAATGATCTCACTAAATAGCACTCCAAGTGCGTCAGAGTGGGCGATTACACTGGTTAAGCAGTTTGGCATAGGCATCGCTATGGGCTATTTATTTGGCGTTGCTTTGCCAGCCATTTTTAATAGACTTCGCCTAAAAAGCTGGGGTCTTTATCCAGTTTTTTCTATTGCTTGGATATTGCTTTTATACACACTTTGCTTTAAAATCGGTGGCAATGGCTACCTGGCTGTTTATATTGCTGGAATTTTTATAAATAAAAAAGAGTTTTCTCATAAGAAAAATTTAGTCGGTTTTCATGACGGTATCGCTTGGACGATGCAGATAGTTGTCTTTTTGACACTTGGTCTTTTGGTAAATCCCTCCGAGCTTCCAGCAACGGCGCTAATGGCGCTTGTTTTGGCATTATGGCTTATGTTTTTTGCAAGACCACTTGGTGTTTTTGCATCGCTTGCATTTTCAAAATTTAAGATAAATGAGCAAATTTTTATCTCATGGGTCGGGCTAAGAGGCGTCGTGCCAGTCGTGCTAGCTACCTATGTTTATGTCGATGGCATACGTGATGCGGATATGATTTTTAACATTATATTTTTTATGGTTTTGATTTCGATTTTGATACAAGGTATGTCACTTGGCTTTGCAGCTGATAAATTTAAGGTTAAAGAGAGCGAGCAAGAGGATGTTAAGGCAGTGGAAAACTCTCCGATCTTAAGCTACACGCTTCACCAGCACACCATCCACCATGGCTCAAAACTAATTGGCAAAGATTTGGCTCAGCTTGAGCTTCCAACTGAGTTTTTAATAATCCTAATAAAGCGTAAAAACGAGTATCAAAAGCCAACTGGCTCAACAATCTTTGAAGAAAATGACCTATTACTGATACAATGCGAAAATCAAGTGCTTTATCAAGATACGATTAAGTATTTGACTTATTAA
- a CDS encoding transformation system protein, with the protein MLDSIILAVLVYFATFLFMLFILAFFAFWYISVPLLVIYIVIKFIRQAKECERIHGKLE; encoded by the coding sequence ATGCTTGATAGTATCATCCTTGCGGTCTTGGTATATTTCGCAACATTCTTATTTATGCTTTTTATACTCGCCTTTTTTGCATTTTGGTATATAAGCGTGCCGCTACTTGTCATCTATATCGTTATAAAATTTATAAGGCAAGCAAAAGAGTGCGAGAGGATACATGGCAAGCTTGAGTAA
- a CDS encoding O-acetylhomoserine aminocarboxypropyltransferase/cysteine synthase family protein yields the protein MRQETAAIHVGYDTNEGFGTMAVPIFQSTAYDFGSAETAAARFDLKDSGYIYTRLSNPTTNIFEKRVAALEGGAAAIATASGQSALFYSIINLAQAGDNIIIAKKIYGGTTVLFTHTLKRFGIEARVFDSDSADDLEGLIDEKTRAIFFETLSNPQISIPNIEKIVEIANKYGIISITDNTVPTPIIFQPLRHGVDVCVHSASKYMSGQGLSLAGVVVSANHLNEKLKGNKRYEHFNVPDASYHDIVYADMTDRFDIYTLRMRLAIVRDIGAVISPFNSWQLIQGLETLAVRVERHSQNALKVAKFLNSHKHIKSVAYPGLADNVDHAKAQKYFKDGMANGLFCFETDSFERAKKMLERVKLFKIVVNIGDTKSLITHPASTTHQQLSSEELIKAGITKELIRVSIGLENAEDLIADLAQALE from the coding sequence ATGAGGCAAGAAACCGCTGCGATCCACGTAGGCTACGACACAAACGAGGGCTTTGGCACGATGGCTGTGCCTATTTTTCAAAGCACGGCTTATGACTTTGGAAGTGCCGAGACAGCAGCTGCTAGATTTGATCTAAAAGATAGTGGCTACATCTACACAAGACTTAGCAACCCAACGACAAATATCTTTGAAAAAAGGGTCGCCGCACTTGAGGGTGGAGCCGCTGCGATAGCTACTGCAAGCGGTCAGTCAGCTTTGTTTTACAGCATCATAAATTTAGCCCAAGCTGGCGATAATATCATCATCGCTAAGAAAATTTATGGCGGCACGACGGTGCTTTTTACGCACACGCTAAAAAGATTTGGCATAGAGGCTAGAGTCTTTGACAGCGACAGCGCTGATGATCTGGAGGGCTTGATAGACGAAAAAACTAGGGCTATATTTTTTGAAACGCTTTCAAATCCGCAAATTTCTATCCCAAACATCGAGAAAATCGTAGAAATCGCAAACAAATATGGCATCATCAGCATCACTGATAACACCGTGCCAACTCCTATCATCTTTCAGCCACTTCGCCACGGTGTCGATGTTTGCGTGCATAGCGCTAGCAAATATATGAGCGGTCAGGGCCTTAGTCTAGCAGGCGTGGTTGTCAGCGCAAATCACCTAAACGAGAAGCTAAAAGGCAACAAGAGATATGAGCACTTTAACGTGCCAGATGCGAGCTATCACGACATCGTCTATGCTGATATGACGGATCGTTTTGACATCTACACGCTAAGAATGAGGCTTGCCATCGTGCGCGACATCGGCGCTGTGATATCTCCGTTTAACTCTTGGCAGCTCATACAAGGGCTTGAAACGCTTGCTGTTAGGGTTGAGAGACACTCGCAAAACGCGCTAAAAGTGGCTAAATTTCTAAACTCTCACAAACATATAAAAAGCGTGGCTTATCCTGGGCTTGCCGACAACGTAGATCACGCAAAGGCACAAAAATACTTTAAAGATGGCATGGCAAATGGGCTTTTTTGCTTTGAGACTGATAGCTTTGAGCGCGCAAAAAAGATGCTAGAGCGCGTAAAACTCTTTAAGATCGTAGTAAATATCGGCGATACAAAGTCGCTCATCACACACCCAGCCTCAACGACCCACCAGCAGCTAAGCAGCGAAGAGCTCATCAAAGCTGGCATCACAAAAGAGCTGATAAGAGTTAGTATAGGTCTTGAAAACGCCGAGGATCTGATAGCTGATCTAGCCCAAGCCTTAGAATAA